The genomic region TGCGGAAAAATATATTGGATAGGATCACATTGGAGGAAAATTGAAGAAATATTGTCTGAGGCAAGAAAAAAATATGAAGCTATAAAAAGAAGTATGGGGAGAAAAATTGTCAGATAAGAAACCAGTTCATCCATCTGAATTAAGCATTAATGATGGTATCTTTCTTGTTAAGCTTGCTCGAAAAGCTGTTGAGGAAAAGCTTCTCCGTGGAGTAAGCATTGAACCACCCAGAGATCTTCCTGAAATATTCTTAAGACCTGGCATGACTTTCACAACAATCGAGACATTGCATCCCGATGGAAAAACAACTCTTAGAGGATGCATAGGATTTCTTGCACCAATATATAGCTTAGTGGAGTCAACTATTAAGTCTGCATTAGAAGCAGCATTTAATGATCCTAGATTTCCCCCTCTAAGACCTGAAGAACTAGATAATATTATATTTGAAGTAACAGTATTATCGGAACCTGAGGAAATAATTGTACGTAATAGATGGGATCTTCCGAATATGATAAAAATAGGTAAGCATGGACTCGTAGTAGAGAAAGGCTGGTTTAAAGGCACATTATTACCTGTTGTCCCCATCGAGTATTGTTGGGATGAAGAAACTTTTCTATCAGAAACATGTATTAAAGCTGGATTACAGCCAGATTGCTGGCTAGATCCATCAGTCCATATATATTCATATGAAGGTAGAGCCTTCCGCGAAAAGCTTCCACGCGGAGAAATATTTGAGAGAGATATGATCAGGGAATACCGTGAAATATGTAGAAGAATGATCAGGTAAAGAGAAGAGCCTAGAATAAAATAAGCAATCGATCATTAATCAATGTTATTAACTAATAATTGGATCATTGTGTAAACGGTATTATTATATATTATAGGGGGATTACAATGGTAATCACAATCAAAGACATTATAAATATACCATATGATAAAGCAGAGAAAACAATAATAGAGTTTATCAAGAACAAGATCGAAGAAGCTAATCTAAAAGGTGCAGTAATAGGTTTAAGTGGTGGAGTGGATTCTTCAGTTACATTGTTATTGACAATGAAGGCTATTGGAATAGAAAGAGTTACAGCTTTGATCATGCCAGATACTAGAGTTACGCCAAAAAGGGATATTGAGGATGCATTATGGCTTGTTAAAAAATATGGTATCAAATACTATGTTATAAGGATTGATGATATAGTTGACTCGTATAGCGCAATGCCGTTCTTTAACATAAACTATAATATACCGACCGGTAATCTTCGTGCAAGAATACGAATGAACATACTATACTACTATGCTAATTTACATAACTACATAGTGGTAGGGACAGGGGATAGAAGCGAAATATTAATTGGATACTTTACCAAGTACGGAGATGGAGGTGTCGACATCTTACCTATAGGATCCCTCTTTAAGACCCAAGTCAGAAAAATGGGTGATTATTTAGGATTGCCGGAGAAAATTACTTCTAAACCCAGTAGCCCAGCCTTATGGCTGGGCCATAAAGCTGAAGAAGAACTTGGAATAAAATATGAAACAATAGACCTAGTTCTCTACGCATTATTCGATAAACACATAGAACCAGAAAAAGTACCTGAACACACAGGGGTAGATCCGTCCATAGTTGCTAAGATACTGGAAATGCATAGAAAAACCAGACATAAAAGACTATCTCCACCAATACCTAGCCTCCCATGGGTTAAAGAACCTATAAGGGAAATATAATAATGTTCACTATCTTTTGGTTACTTTAAATTAATCATTTCTTTTATAGATTATTATAAGATATATTTGTGATTTGAAAATTGCAATAGGATCACCCTGAGATTCTACGTACTCCTTATAAAGGGGACGAAAAACCTAGCGCAGAAAGAATAGAACAAACAAAACAAGACATATGGAATCATATAGTTTATTAGTTGCTCATACTTTATTTTTGAAAATAGTATGTCGGGGAAAATGTTCTTTACTTCCAACTTTATTGTTCAAAAATTCTCGAGGAATAAGGTGATATACATGTCTTTATCATTGTTGTTGTTAACAGATATTCATGATAGAATAAGATATGTGGATAAATTAGTTAAGCATTTACATGATACAAGGATATCTATAGATGCAGTGATAATAGCAGGTGATCTAACATACTTTCGTGGAGTAAAACATGCAATTAAAATATTAGAAGAATTTGCAGTTAAACTAGATAAACCTGTGTATTTTGTGCCTGGAAACTGTGACGATCCTAAATTACTCGATATCGATGAAATAGAGGAATATAAAATATACAATATACATGGTAGAAAACGAATATTTAAAAACTACATGATATATGGTATAGGCGGAAGCAATTTTACACCATTTAATACCCTTATTGAATGGAGCGAAGAAGAAATTGAAAAATTTGTTAATATGGTAATAAATGTGGATAGTAAGCAATTAATAATGGTTACACATATCCCCATATATGGTGTTATGGATAATATTAACGGAGAAAATGTTGGATCACATGTTTTGAGAAAGTTTCTCGACGAGCATGGTGCATTATTATGGGTTACTGGGCATTTACACGAATATAGCGGCTACAAGATCATTAATGAGACTATCATAGTTAATCCAGGACCATTCATGAGAGGATACTATAGTATTGCAAGAATTAATAATAGCACCGTAAATGTTTGGATAAACAATTTCTTAAAGCCCAAATAATTCGGGATAATCATTTATGAAGCTAAGAAGATCTTTAGCAACATATTTAGGATTAATACCTGTTTTCTCTATATCTTCTATAGAATTCACACCCGTTAATACTAATAAGGTATCAGCGCCGCAGTTTATACCTAATAAAATATCAGTATCTAGTCTATCGCCGACTATTAAAACATCTTTTCTACTCAAACCGTTCATCCTCAATGCTAGATCGAGAATCCATGGATTAGGTTTTCCTATGATTGCATCTGGTTTCTTACCTGTTGAAGCTTCTAGAAATGCTACAATACTGCCGGCCCCTGGATCGAGCCGGTTTTCTACCGGAAATGTTTTATCGGTATTAGCAGCTATGAACTTAGCACCATTACGTATCAATTCAGTTGCATATAATAATTTATTATATGTAACAAATCTATCTAAACCAACTAAAACGTGCTGGGCAGGAGTTCCAATAGTTACTGGTAATAATCCAGCCTTTGTGCATTCATAATATAATCCCGCCTCTCCTATAATGAATATATTTGAACCACCATTCTCAACTATATATTGGGCAGCGGCGAATGCTGAATTAATAACATTTTTCTCACTAGCTTTCAATCCATACCTTCTAATTTTGTAGACATATTCTATACGTGATCTTGTAGCATTATTTGATAAATAAATTATTTTCAACCCTGATTTTTCAAGTTTCTTTATTGCTTCAATATTATTCTTCAGAGGCTTTTCGCCACGCCAAACAACCCCGTCTAAATCAATGATAACTCCTTTATACAATTTTTCACACCAGATACTTTGTTTTATTTTGTGTTTTCTCTACAAATTCATCTATTGATCTAGCGAAAATATATAGTCCATTCGGATCGTATAATAGGTCTTCGCAAACTAGGCTACTAATTTTGTTAAACAAACTTATTTTACCATATATGATCCCGTTTGTAGTCTTAACGCATAGTAGGTATTTAGGCTCATTTTTCTCATAGATAATTAGCGAATAATAGTAGCCTTGGTTTTCTTTAACTATTTTTCCATATATATTTCTAAGTTTTTCAACAAGTTGTTCTATGCTCAATTCTGAGAACCCTACCACAATATTGTGGATAATATTTAAATTAATACGTTAATATAAAAAGTCCGGGTTTATACCTGGTATAATGCTTTTTTAACTTCGTCTGGAACATCATCTTCTCTCATAATTTGTGCTTTAAACGGTGGTTTCCTGGTTTTAACCTGTAATACTAGGTATTTTTCGGGATCGTTAATATCGAAACTGTATTTCTCCTTTTTATCTTTCTTTTTTAATCTAATATTTAGAACCCTTACCTTGACATACCAACCATCTTTTCTCTCAACATATATATACTTGCCGTGCTTCAACCCCATTATTTTAGCACCTCTTCGCCATACATACATATATTTTACCTAGTTTAAAATGGGTTTTTTACCTTGTTGCTTCATTTTTCGCTCCACGTATAAAATCTACCGATCATATAATTTACAATGAATCCCAACATTACACCTATAGCAACAGAAAATAGTAGAGGAGCTCCTATAATGCCTGATAATATTGTTACAGATGTTGTTTGTGTTATGAAGCTTCCAATCGATGCAACATGATATTTAAGCCATCGTTTAATACGTGCAAATAATCCTTTACTCAGTTTCAGGTCTCTGAAAGTCCATAGTTCGTGGAGGATGAAATTCCATGTTAAGCTGGTCTCGAAGCCCATAATTGAGGCTATGAAATGGCTTGTGGTCTGATATAAAATACTATATGTTGTTAGAAGGCTGAGCACTTGAGCTACGGTGAGATAGTTTATGAAGAATCCAGATAATCCTACTAGTGCAAACTTTATTATTCGAATAGGCTCTAAAACGGCTAACAATATTTTGCTAGGTAGTCTGCCATATAACATGTAAGTATATATATGTAGTGGAACATCATATACTATTTCAACTACGTGTTTAGCTTTATCTACTATATCGTTGAAAGACTTTATTTTCTCATCCATTAATATATTCTTTGAAATAATAGCTGTAATGCTCAGCTTATTCTTGGTTAGAGATGCTAGGGGATTATGTATTAGTCGACCAAATAAACGTGCTATGAATGATTTGTTTTTTCCAACTATTATGACTAAGTCTGTATTCTCATATTTCCTTGCAATATTCAATATTTCGTCTTTATAGGGATAAAGAATATCTGGAATAATGATTATTTTATCTCCATCAATCTCTCTGGCTCGGCTAAGGATCTCGCTTATTTCTTTCACACTATTATCGCTTCTATAACCTAGTTTATCGCCAACTTTTGTTCTAATCGTTAATAGTTTGTATTTCTTCATCAATGATCACTAATATCTACTGCATGGTTTCGACGCATCCATACAATACTATACAATAATATGCTTACTCATAAATTTAATGATTTAGTAATACACTACATATAATGTAGAAACGAAATATTATGCCGGGATGAAACCATGGCTTCTAATGACTGCGCCGAACTAACCAAGCTTGCCGAAGAAATAAAAAAGTGTCAAAAATGCCCACTACATCTAAGCAGGAAAAACGCTGTTCCAGGCGAGGGTCCCTGCAATGCCGAGATAATGTTTGTTGGCGAAGCTCCCGGTAGTAAAGAAGATGAAATAGGTAGGCCTTTTGTTGGTGCCGCTGGCAAGCTCCTAACCCAGTTACTAGAACTTATTGGGTTGAAGAGGCCAGATGTTTACATCACCAATGTTGTAAAGTGTAGACCGCCAAATAACCGTGATCCAACCCCTGAGGAAATAGAAGCGTGTTCACCGTATTTAATAAGGCAAATAAAAATTATAAAACCAAAAATAATTGTTGCCTTAGGAAGACATTCAGCTAGATTCTTGTTTTCTAGAGCTGGTTTAAAATGGTCAAATATGAAGGCAATGCATGGAAAGGTATTTTCTGCGAGAATAGATGGTGTCGAAGTAAAAATTATGGCTACTTATCACCCAGCGGCAGCCCTATACTCACCGAAGCTTCGTCCCGAACTGGAAAATGATTTCCATGTTCTTGAGCGTCTTATACAGGATATTCATGGAAAATCTGTAACTAAGTATAGAACCATACTTGATTTTCTAAAGTAGGAGGTTTATTTCTTATTTTTCCAATAAGATATCCTATGAGAAACGATCCTATTACTAACGTAATAATAGCTGGTAAAATATCATATCTTAATTCATGCGAAGATACGATCTGAGTATGAATTGTTTTCTCAGATGATAATCTCATATATTGTCTTGTAATCATTAGCTCAAATACTAAGATTGCTAGGTTCATAGACATGAGTACTCCTAGATCATATGTTTTTTCTCCTTCTATAAGATAATCCTTTACAAGCTCGATTGTTGTTAGCATAGTTGGTGCTAAATAGCCTGTTTCCGAAGCTATTAGGTATCCTAATCCATTTATTGTTTTATTAAGATCAATTATCGTTTTAGGAGAAATAAATAGATCAAATAACCCTCTTATTGCTGATAAGTTTTGGTTTAATGTATAGAAATAATATCCTAGATATAGTATTTTCCTAGTATTACTCTGATTACTATTAACTATGGATTTAAAATGTTTGATCGTTAAGTTTCCAATATAATTCATTGATTTTAAGTATGTAAGAGAGATATTGATGTAATCGATTATCCTATCATAATTATCATTAATATTTGCTAAAAAATCTGGATCCGATTTATTTATGAATAGTTTTAACCAATGATTAACTGTTTGCATCCTAGCTAGACTGAGGACATAGTATTCTGTTTTTTGAATTGGATTTGTAACATTATTACCAGCGTAATAATAGAGTTTTGACTGGCTATATCTTATGTATGCGTTGAGGAATACGTCGAAGTTCCATATATTATAGTATTTGTTGAGAAGTAAAGTTTCATAATTCTCGATTATGTCTTTTGTTTTTGTTAAGTTATGCTGAATCCATTCCTTTAACAATGTTGGAATTTTGGGATCGCTTATGGCTTTTCTCGCTAAAATACTTGTATAAATATTTATGTATGCTCTAAACATATATGATGCCGCAGTATAGAAGTCTCCTATTGAGTAGTACTTGTTAGCTAAAAAGTAATATGTTGAACCATTAATGCTATATATGTTTATATTATGTCTTTGCAAGTATTGATCTATGCTTTTCTTTAGATTAATATATGAATAGTTGAAAGCATTTATTAAGTGTTTTATGCAGAGCTTTCCCATAACTTGTATACTAGGTAGAATCTTATCACCACTATAATAATTATATGCATTAAACACATCAATAGCATAGATATATTTTCTCAAACTAAACCTGAAAAACTGGGGAGGACCTATAACATAGTCTAGGCCGTATCTAAGTGCAGCATAATATTTAGCATCAATGCCTGATACATTTCCAACGATAAGATTAGGTGCTACAACACCTGTTGCTCCAATCTTTGGAGAATATTTTATGTTTTTAAATAACCCGATGAATCCTAGTGTGAAAGCTAGTGTGGCACTTGTTCCCTTTAAATCAATTTCTTCTGGAAAAATTATTTTATAATTATATGACTTATAATCTATGCCTGTTACTAATGAGGCTAGTCGGAGAGAATAATATATAGAATACAGAGTATCTTCTCCAATAACACCATTCTTTTCTACAATATCTACTTCTCCGTCTCCTGGAAAATAAGCTTGCAATGTCACATTTACTACAACGCCTACATTACTATCAGTAACAGCTAATAAGTAGGTATTAACTGAGGAAACGAGATACTCACTAGTTGTTTCAGCTATTATGGATGTTTGAGACAAGACAAGTAGTAATAAAAACATAAAAGCAACTATCTTTATTGTTTTATCAATTTTCATTTCTAAAATAACACCTCAGAGTAACACTGATTAATCATTGCGGGACAGCTCATATTTGCCGGGTATCATCATTCAAAAATAAGTATATGTTTTTACAGCTCTTTATACTTATTATACTCGCTTATGATCAACTATTTATTAAACATTAAAAACATACTGTATTATAGGAGGAGGATTAACTATGGCTGCACAGCAGAGCGAACAGCCTAGATACGAAAAAGATATGCCATTTAGAGAACTAGCAGATACTTTTGAGAGGATAGAGATAATTACGTCAAGGACACAAATGACTGTATTACTTGTTAATTTATTCAAGAAGACTCCTCCAGAAATAATTGATAAAGTAGTCTACCTATTACAGGGCAGATTATGGCCTGACTGGAAAGGTTTACCGGAGCTCGGTGTTGGTGAAAAAATGCTTATTAAAGCAATAGCTCTTGCTACGCAGAGCACAGAGTCAGAAGTTGAATCTCTCTATAAATCACTTGGCGATCTAGGAAAAGCAGCTGAGAAGCTTAAAGCTATATATGAAGAGAAATTGAAGAAGGGTGCTATGTCTATTCTCGCATTTGTGCCTGTTAAAAGAGAATTAACTGTGAGCCAAGTTTATGAGACATTATCGCGTGTAGCATTAGCAACAGGAGAAGGTAGTAGGGATATTAAATTAAAACTATTAGCTGGTCTATTATCGGATGCTTCTCCTAAGGAGGCAAAATATATCATTAGATTTGTCGAAGGACGCTTAAGGCTTGGTATAGGAGACGCTACTATAATGGATGCATTAGCAATAGTCTATGGTGGAGGAGCACATGCTAGACCCATTGTTGAGAGAGCTTATAATCTCAGAGCCGATCTAGGGCATATCGCAAAGATACTTGCAACTCAAGGCTTAAACGCCTTAAAAGGTATTAAGCCACAG from Staphylothermus marinus F1 harbors:
- a CDS encoding TIGR00296 family protein is translated as MSDKKPVHPSELSINDGIFLVKLARKAVEEKLLRGVSIEPPRDLPEIFLRPGMTFTTIETLHPDGKTTLRGCIGFLAPIYSLVESTIKSALEAAFNDPRFPPLRPEELDNIIFEVTVLSEPEEIIVRNRWDLPNMIKIGKHGLVVEKGWFKGTLLPVVPIEYCWDEETFLSETCIKAGLQPDCWLDPSVHIYSYEGRAFREKLPRGEIFERDMIREYREICRRMIR
- a CDS encoding NAD+ synthase, encoding MVITIKDIINIPYDKAEKTIIEFIKNKIEEANLKGAVIGLSGGVDSSVTLLLTMKAIGIERVTALIMPDTRVTPKRDIEDALWLVKKYGIKYYVIRIDDIVDSYSAMPFFNINYNIPTGNLRARIRMNILYYYANLHNYIVVGTGDRSEILIGYFTKYGDGGVDILPIGSLFKTQVRKMGDYLGLPEKITSKPSSPALWLGHKAEEELGIKYETIDLVLYALFDKHIEPEKVPEHTGVDPSIVAKILEMHRKTRHKRLSPPIPSLPWVKEPIREI
- a CDS encoding metallophosphoesterase, which codes for MSLSLLLLTDIHDRIRYVDKLVKHLHDTRISIDAVIIAGDLTYFRGVKHAIKILEEFAVKLDKPVYFVPGNCDDPKLLDIDEIEEYKIYNIHGRKRIFKNYMIYGIGGSNFTPFNTLIEWSEEEIEKFVNMVINVDSKQLIMVTHIPIYGVMDNINGENVGSHVLRKFLDEHGALLWVTGHLHEYSGYKIINETIIVNPGPFMRGYYSIARINNSTVNVWINNFLKPK
- a CDS encoding HAD-IIA family hydrolase, with the translated sequence MYKGVIIDLDGVVWRGEKPLKNNIEAIKKLEKSGLKIIYLSNNATRSRIEYVYKIRRYGLKASEKNVINSAFAAAQYIVENGGSNIFIIGEAGLYYECTKAGLLPVTIGTPAQHVLVGLDRFVTYNKLLYATELIRNGAKFIAANTDKTFPVENRLDPGAGSIVAFLEASTGKKPDAIIGKPNPWILDLALRMNGLSRKDVLIVGDRLDTDILLGINCGADTLLVLTGVNSIEDIEKTGINPKYVAKDLLSFINDYPELFGL
- a CDS encoding DUF5622 domain-containing protein, with product MYVWRRGAKIMGLKHGKYIYVERKDGWYVKVRVLNIRLKKKDKKEKYSFDINDPEKYLVLQVKTRKPPFKAQIMREDDVPDEVKKALYQV
- a CDS encoding GtrA family protein; translated protein: MKKYKLLTIRTKVGDKLGYRSDNSVKEISEILSRAREIDGDKIIIIPDILYPYKDEILNIARKYENTDLVIIVGKNKSFIARLFGRLIHNPLASLTKNKLSITAIISKNILMDEKIKSFNDIVDKAKHVVEIVYDVPLHIYTYMLYGRLPSKILLAVLEPIRIIKFALVGLSGFFINYLTVAQVLSLLTTYSILYQTTSHFIASIMGFETSLTWNFILHELWTFRDLKLSKGLFARIKRWLKYHVASIGSFITQTTSVTILSGIIGAPLLFSVAIGVMLGFIVNYMIGRFYTWSEK
- the udg gene encoding type-4 uracil-DNA glycosylase — encoded protein: MASNDCAELTKLAEEIKKCQKCPLHLSRKNAVPGEGPCNAEIMFVGEAPGSKEDEIGRPFVGAAGKLLTQLLELIGLKRPDVYITNVVKCRPPNNRDPTPEEIEACSPYLIRQIKIIKPKIIVALGRHSARFLFSRAGLKWSNMKAMHGKVFSARIDGVEVKIMATYHPAAALYSPKLRPELENDFHVLERLIQDIHGKSVTKYRTILDFLK